One genomic window of Nicotiana sylvestris chromosome 10, ASM39365v2, whole genome shotgun sequence includes the following:
- the LOC138879130 gene encoding uncharacterized protein has protein sequence MFILVAIDYFTKWVEATSYKAATKKVVTDFVKDCIVFRFGVPESIITANAANLNSDMIKAMCEAFKIKHKNSTNYRPQINGAVEAANKNIKKILRKMVENHKQWHEKLPFALLGYHTTVRTSTGAIPYMLFYGTEAVIPAEVEIPSLRVIHESKLSDAEWIRSRYEQLALIDGKRMNAVCHSQLYQNRMSKAFNKRVKPRQFAPGQLVLKKIFLYQD, from the coding sequence atgttcatcctagtagccattgattacttcacaaaatgggtagaggctacaTCTTACAAAGCTGCGACAAAGAAAGTCgtcacagattttgtcaaggattgtATTGTTTTCCGAtttggagttcccgagtccattattactgctaatgccgccaatctcaacagtgatatgataaaagctatgtgtgaagctttcaaaatcaagcacaagaattccacaaactACAGACCGCAGAtaaatggagccgtagaagccgccaacaaaaacatcaagaagatactaaggaaaatggtagaaaaccacaaacaatggcatgaaaagctaccctttgctctattggggtaccacaccacggttcgcacatcaaccggggcaattCCCTACATGTTgttttatggtaccgaggctgtcattccagccgaggtagagattccttctttaagagtcatacatgaatctaaactcagcgatgcagagtggataaggagtcgctatgagcaattggcccttatcgatggaaagaggatgaatgcagtgtgTCACAGCCAACTTTATCAAAACAGGatgtccaaagctttcaacaaaagggtcaaaccaaggcaatttgcaccaggacagctggtgttgaagaagatcttccTGTATCAAGAttaa